One Lytechinus variegatus isolate NC3 chromosome 11, Lvar_3.0, whole genome shotgun sequence DNA segment encodes these proteins:
- the LOC121423896 gene encoding protein TANC2-like has protein sequence MISTHSNRVSTWETSGAMDRLLVHTVPSSLPEIWSPGGTGIHRAILGGRLHQVRLLISMKAHVDKRDSAGYTPLMVAAMLSPDDHGVKCIKVLLKAGAELNMLDFMGRSALGLACLHGREKAVEVFLLEDKLEKNMPDKNGDTPLNLAASQGFTKIVKMLVSSFKKDGISVDKRNKQGCTALLLATKLGHYECARILLEEGKASVSSRDNDYFMNSTEWAKFSKQKLVDEIKTRSSMFVNDPRMKSADLRSESVPPPATSSSCRTVRRFIPPFHSFNKEIQMIGQLRRQQEQLTQLIFAFQERDKDRHSESGSRCGKRRKDSRVSSAASAATDRLDPRNVQERDCPNTPLDLGILFRLYTEQQKSRPSQAANRHLLFGSVPSMLEPSDAHTNVTGRPVPVRRHNTSGVGANNANSSNMKRRPTITSVS, from the coding sequence ATGATTTCTACTCATTCTAACCGTGTATCGACATGGGAAACTTCTGGTGCTATGGATAGACTTTTGGTTCACACTGTTCCATCGAGTCTACCAGAGATATGGAGTCCGGGTGGAACAGGTATTCACCGGGCCATCTTGGGTGGCAGGCTCCACCAAGTTAGATTGCTCATCTCTATGAAAGCTCACGTGGATAAACGGGATTCAGCTGGTTATACCCCTCTTATGGTGGCGGCGATGCTATCACCAGATGATCATGGTGTGAAGTGTATCAAAGTTTTGCTGAAGGCAGGAGCGGAATTGAACATGTTGGATTTCATGGGACGGTCTGCGCTTGGTCTAGCTTGCCTTCATGGTAGGGAGAAGGCAGTGGAAGTCTTTCTCTTAGAGGATAAACTCGAGAAAAACATGCCAGATAAAAATGGTGATACCCCATTAAACCTTGCCGCATCCCAAGGGTTCACCAAGATTGTCAAGATGCTCGTGTCATCGTTCAAGAAAGATGGCATCTCAGttgacaaaagaaataaacaagGATGTACTGCTCTTCTTTTAGCTACTAAACTTGGCCACTATGAATGTGCCAGAATCTTGCTCGAGGAAGGAAAGGCATCGGTGAGTTCCAGGGACAACGATTACTTTATGAACTCTACAGAATGGGCTAAATTTAGCAAGCAGAAACTGGTGGATGAAATAAAGACCAGGTCATCCATGTTTGTAAATGATCCGCGGATGAAGTCTGCTGATCTGCGCTCCGAGTCGGTTCCGCCGCCGGCGACGTCGTCATCATGCCGAACGGTTCGACGTTTTATCCCACCGTTTCACAGCTTCAACAAAGAGATACAAATGATTGGACAGTTACGTCGGCAACAGGAGCAGCTTACACAACTCATCTTTGCTTTCCAGGAACGTGATAAGGATCGTCATAGCGAATCTGGTAGCCGCTGTGGTAAACGTAGAAAGGATAGCCGCGTTTCAAGCGCAGCTTCAGCGGCGACTGACCGCCTTGATCCTCGTAACGTTCAGGAACGGGACTGCCCCAACACTCCCCTTGATCTTGGGATTTTATTTAGACTTTACACTGAACAACAGAAAAGTAGACCGTCTCAAGCTGCCAACCGACATCTTCTTTTTGGGTCGGTTCCGTCGATGTTAGAACCGTCTGATGCACATACAAATGTAACTGGTAGACCAGTTCCAGTACGACGTCATAATACATCGGGTGTTGGGGCAAACAACGCGAACTCATCAAACATGAAACGGAGACCTACGATCACCAGCGTATCATAA